A region of Pseudomonas putida DNA encodes the following proteins:
- a CDS encoding putative bifunctional diguanylate cyclase/phosphodiesterase: protein MSTPVEPLRLLLLADEPQWAVLLRECVQALGGSAVLLTAPDWESVDSLFSHERQAVILATPALQPAPGRCELPTILLLDHEPEVAPSGVSDWLVRDHLNVDALRRSLRHVRERGVLVATLQRLAEQDPLTGIANRQGFQALLTARLAESDGRGLALGHLDLDNFRHVNDALGHQSGDRLILQVVARLKQQLEAGDQLARLGSDEFALLIDTRRDPNRAEWMAERIIEALAEPYWIDGESLLLGCSLGLAHARAQSGADPLMWHAHIAMRQAKGSQGCTFHVFNERINRNARSLADLESELRRALRRDELELHYQPRLNLADGRIVGLEALVRWRHAERGLLPPSEFVPLAEQSGLIVPLGYWVISRALRDMQALCEQGFAPLHMAVNLSFRQFQDSQLLTTLSRLIIEHGVDARWLEFELTETAVMRRNELVRQTMDALGRLGVRFSLDDFGTGFSSFVHLNSLPIALLKVDRSFVAEMEMREENRKLVHAMINLAHNLNLEVVAEGVENEAQMALLREFGCDQVQGFLVSKPLPVGELMTFLQESDRPHLVSL, encoded by the coding sequence TTGTCCACGCCTGTCGAACCTTTGCGTTTGCTGCTGTTGGCTGATGAGCCGCAATGGGCGGTGCTGTTGCGTGAGTGCGTGCAGGCACTGGGCGGCAGCGCAGTGCTGCTGACCGCACCTGACTGGGAGTCGGTCGACAGCCTGTTCAGCCATGAGCGTCAGGCCGTGATCCTGGCCACCCCGGCCTTGCAGCCGGCCCCTGGGCGCTGCGAGTTGCCCACCATCTTGCTGCTCGACCACGAGCCAGAGGTCGCGCCCAGCGGGGTCAGCGACTGGCTGGTGCGCGACCATCTGAATGTCGATGCCTTGCGCCGGTCATTGCGCCATGTGCGCGAGCGCGGCGTGCTGGTCGCCACCTTGCAGCGCCTGGCCGAGCAGGACCCGCTGACCGGCATTGCCAACCGCCAGGGTTTTCAGGCCTTGCTGACGGCGCGTCTGGCCGAAAGTGACGGCCGTGGCCTGGCCCTCGGCCACCTGGACCTGGACAACTTCCGCCACGTCAACGATGCCCTCGGCCACCAGAGTGGCGACCGCCTTATCCTGCAGGTGGTGGCTCGGCTCAAGCAGCAGTTGGAAGCCGGTGACCAGCTGGCGCGCCTGGGCAGTGACGAGTTTGCCCTGCTGATCGATACCCGCCGTGACCCAAACCGTGCCGAGTGGATGGCCGAACGCATTATCGAGGCCTTGGCCGAACCCTACTGGATCGACGGCGAAAGCCTGCTGCTCGGCTGCAGCCTGGGCCTGGCGCATGCCCGCGCGCAGAGCGGCGCTGACCCGCTGATGTGGCATGCGCACATCGCCATGCGCCAGGCCAAGGGCAGCCAGGGCTGTACCTTTCATGTGTTCAATGAACGGATCAACCGCAACGCACGCAGCCTCGCCGACCTGGAAAGCGAGCTGCGCCGGGCGCTACGCCGTGACGAGCTGGAGCTTCACTACCAGCCACGGCTGAACCTGGCCGACGGGCGCATCGTGGGCCTTGAGGCGCTGGTGCGCTGGCGCCATGCCGAGCGCGGCCTGTTGCCACCGAGCGAGTTCGTGCCGCTGGCCGAGCAGAGCGGGTTGATCGTGCCGCTGGGCTACTGGGTGATATCGCGCGCGCTGCGCGACATGCAGGCGCTGTGCGAACAAGGCTTCGCGCCGCTGCACATGGCGGTGAACCTTAGCTTTCGCCAGTTTCAGGACAGCCAGCTACTGACGACCCTGAGCCGGTTGATCATCGAGCACGGTGTCGATGCCCGCTGGTTGGAGTTCGAGCTGACCGAGACGGCGGTCATGCGCCGCAACGAGCTGGTGCGCCAGACCATGGATGCCCTGGGGCGCCTGGGCGTGCGTTTTTCCCTCGATGACTTTGGTACCGGGTTCTCGTCGTTCGTGCACCTGAACAGCCTGCCGATTGCCTTGCTCAAGGTTGATCGCAGCTTTGTCGCCGAGATGGAAATGCGCGAAGAGAACCGCAAGCTGGTGCACGCCATGATCAACCTGGCGCACAACCTCAACCTCGAAGTGGTCGCCGAGGGCGTGGAGAACGAGGCACAGATGGCCCTGCTGCGTGAGTTCGGCTGTGACCAGGTACAGGGTTTTTTGGTCAGCAAGCCGCTACCGGTGGGGGAACTGATGACGTTTTTGCAGGAAAGTGACAGGCCGCACCTGGTTAGCTTGTAA
- a CDS encoding NorM family multidrug efflux MATE transporter, giving the protein MHVAPTTELKALLRLAGPLIASQLAHMLMVLTDTLMMARISPQALAGGGLGAATYSFVSIFCLGVIAAVGTLVAIRKGANDIEGVTRLAQSGLWLAWGLALVAALVLWNLQPVLLMFGQQPENVASAAEFLTLLPLALPSYLTFMALRGFTSALGRSTPVMVISVIGTVLNYLLNVALIEGMFGLPKLGLMGIGLVTAVVSLGMAIALALYIRWHSAYAPYPLRKGLSRPSLPALRELWRLGLPIGGTYMVEVGLFAFAALCMGVLGSTELAAHQIALQIVSTAFMVPTGLSYAVTMRVGLYYGGGNLLAARSAGRVGIGFGGMIMFAFAALFWLLPDALVGLFIDRNDPAFAAIYLLAVQLVMVAAWFELFDGMQTIAMGSIRGLKDAKTTFLIGLCCYWLVGAPSAWLFAFTLGGGAVGIWWGLALGLACAAVALTFGFEWRMKRLLGKAGLAGKKAVSA; this is encoded by the coding sequence ATGCATGTAGCGCCCACCACCGAACTCAAGGCCTTGCTGCGCCTGGCCGGGCCGCTGATCGCCTCGCAGTTGGCGCACATGCTGATGGTGCTGACCGACACCCTGATGATGGCCCGTATCAGCCCGCAGGCCTTGGCGGGCGGTGGCCTGGGCGCTGCAACCTACTCGTTCGTGTCGATTTTCTGCCTGGGCGTGATCGCCGCAGTCGGCACGCTGGTGGCCATCCGCAAGGGTGCCAATGACATCGAAGGCGTCACCCGCCTGGCGCAGAGCGGCTTGTGGCTGGCCTGGGGCCTGGCGCTGGTGGCGGCGCTGGTGTTGTGGAACCTGCAACCGGTGTTGTTGATGTTCGGCCAGCAACCCGAGAACGTCGCCTCTGCAGCCGAGTTCCTCACCCTGCTGCCGCTGGCCCTGCCCAGCTACCTGACCTTCATGGCCTTGCGCGGCTTCACCAGCGCCCTGGGCCGCTCGACGCCGGTGATGGTCATCAGCGTGATTGGCACAGTGCTCAACTACCTGCTCAACGTCGCGCTGATCGAAGGCATGTTCGGCCTACCCAAGCTGGGCCTGATGGGTATCGGCCTGGTCACCGCAGTGGTGTCGCTGGGCATGGCCATTGCCCTGGCCCTGTACATTCGCTGGCATTCGGCCTATGCCCCTTACCCGCTGCGCAAGGGCCTGTCACGCCCTTCGCTGCCGGCGTTGCGCGAGCTGTGGCGGTTGGGCCTGCCGATTGGCGGCACGTACATGGTGGAGGTCGGCCTGTTCGCCTTTGCTGCGCTGTGCATGGGCGTGCTCGGCAGTACCGAACTGGCGGCGCACCAGATCGCGCTGCAGATTGTTTCCACGGCATTCATGGTGCCCACCGGGCTGTCCTATGCCGTGACCATGCGCGTGGGCTTGTACTACGGCGGCGGCAACCTGCTCGCCGCCCGCAGCGCAGGCCGGGTGGGGATCGGTTTCGGGGGGATGATCATGTTCGCCTTCGCGGCGCTGTTCTGGCTGTTGCCGGATGCGCTGGTGGGTCTGTTCATCGACCGCAACGACCCCGCGTTCGCGGCCATCTATCTGTTGGCCGTACAGCTGGTGATGGTGGCAGCGTGGTTCGAATTGTTCGACGGCATGCAAACCATCGCCATGGGTTCGATCCGCGGGTTGAAGGATGCCAAGACCACCTTCCTGATCGGGCTTTGCTGTTATTGGTTGGTGGGCGCACCCAGCGCCTGGCTGTTCGCCTTCACCCTGGGTGGCGGTGCGGTCGGGATCTGGTGGGGGCTGGCGTTGGGGCTGGCCTGTGCGGCAGTGGCACTGACCTTTGGCTTTGAATGGCGGATGAAGCGGCTTCTGGGCAAGGCGGGGCTGGCTGGCAAAAAGGCGGTGTCGGCCTGA
- a CDS encoding LysR substrate-binding domain-containing protein yields MSRQLPPLYALRAFEAAARLSSFTRAGEELSITQSAVSRHIRTLEQHFACRLFVRSGRSLQLTEAARVLLPGVREGFTALERACDTLRGEDDILRMKAPSTLTMRWLLARLSRFRHLQPGNEVQLTSAWMDVDHVDFNQEPFDCAVLLSDGVFPAHWEVRRLFPELLIPVGAPDLLDEAPWDERRLACIELLHPTVDKRDWREWLERMGLSDKVSLKGGQVFDTLELGMIAAARGYGISMGDLLMVAEDVAQGRLSLPWPTAVPSGMDYYLVWPRTRPGGERLRRLSAFLHDEVAAMDLPDVQILPAIGPQRDPMRP; encoded by the coding sequence ATGTCTCGTCAGCTCCCCCCGTTGTATGCCTTGCGCGCATTCGAAGCTGCTGCGCGACTAAGCTCGTTCACCCGTGCCGGCGAAGAGCTTTCGATTACCCAGAGTGCCGTCAGCCGCCATATTCGCACCCTTGAACAACACTTTGCCTGCCGCCTGTTCGTGCGCAGCGGCCGCAGCCTGCAACTGACCGAAGCGGCGAGGGTGTTGCTGCCGGGTGTGCGCGAAGGTTTCACCGCGCTGGAACGGGCCTGCGACACCTTGCGCGGCGAAGATGACATCCTGCGCATGAAAGCGCCCTCTACCCTGACCATGCGCTGGTTGCTGGCGCGCCTGAGCCGCTTTCGTCACCTGCAGCCGGGTAACGAAGTGCAGCTGACCAGCGCCTGGATGGACGTTGACCATGTCGATTTCAACCAGGAGCCCTTCGATTGCGCGGTGTTGCTCAGCGATGGTGTGTTCCCGGCGCATTGGGAGGTGCGTCGGTTGTTTCCTGAACTGCTGATCCCGGTGGGCGCGCCGGACCTGCTCGATGAAGCACCCTGGGACGAACGCCGGCTGGCGTGCATCGAACTGCTGCACCCGACGGTGGACAAGCGCGACTGGCGGGAATGGCTGGAACGCATGGGGCTTAGCGACAAGGTATCGCTCAAGGGCGGCCAGGTGTTCGATACCCTGGAGTTGGGCATGATTGCGGCAGCGCGTGGCTACGGGATATCGATGGGTGACTTGCTGATGGTCGCCGAGGATGTGGCACAAGGGCGTTTGAGCCTGCCATGGCCGACCGCAGTGCCCAGCGGCATGGACTACTACCTGGTGTGGCCGCGCACCCGGCCGGGGGGTGAGCGGTTGCGGCGCTTGAGTGCGTTTTTGCACGATGAGGTGGCGGCAATGGACCTGCCGGATGTGCAGATCCTGCCGGCGATTGGGCCGCAGCGCGACCCAATGCGCCCCTGA
- a CDS encoding VOC family protein: protein MPAHDFVSPDSIRAQFSAAMSLMYKQEVPLYGTLLELVSEINQQVMTQQPQVAEALRWTGEIERLDQERHGAIRVGTAEELATIAKLFAVMGMEPVGYYDLSSAGVPVHSTAFRAVHEQSLHVSPFRVFTSLLRLELIDNPQLRELAQSILAKRKIFTPRVLELIAQCERDGGLSAADAEAFVQEALHTFRWHHDATVTAEQYQQLHDQHRLIADVVAFKGPHINHLTPRTLDIDAIQVGMPAKGIPPKAVVEGPPTRRHPILLRQTSFKALQEKVAFSGQQGSEGSHTARFGEIEQRGAALTPKGRQLYDKLLDATRAALGGAPAEANAERYMSLLKAQFAEFPDDLAQMREQGLAYFRYFATEKGLAARDHSDRPTTLQGLIDAGHVHFEALVYEDFLPVSAAGIFQSNLGDDAQAEYGSNANREAFEAALQLKVQDELALYAQSERRSLQACAQALNLGSM, encoded by the coding sequence ATGCCCGCCCACGATTTCGTCAGCCCAGACAGCATCCGCGCGCAGTTCTCTGCCGCCATGTCGCTCATGTACAAACAGGAAGTGCCGCTATATGGCACGCTGCTGGAGCTGGTGAGCGAAATCAACCAGCAGGTGATGACCCAGCAACCTCAGGTGGCCGAAGCGCTACGCTGGACCGGCGAGATCGAGCGCCTGGACCAGGAACGCCACGGCGCCATCCGCGTCGGCACCGCCGAAGAATTGGCCACCATCGCCAAACTGTTCGCAGTGATGGGCATGGAGCCCGTCGGCTACTACGACCTCAGCTCGGCGGGCGTACCGGTGCATTCCACCGCCTTCCGCGCCGTGCACGAACAATCCCTGCATGTCAGCCCGTTCCGGGTATTCACCTCGCTGTTGCGCCTGGAACTGATCGACAACCCGCAGTTGCGTGAACTGGCACAGAGCATCCTGGCCAAACGCAAGATCTTCACCCCGCGCGTGCTTGAACTGATCGCCCAGTGCGAGCGGGACGGTGGCTTGAGCGCGGCCGATGCCGAGGCCTTCGTACAGGAAGCGCTGCACACCTTCCGCTGGCACCACGACGCCACGGTAACCGCCGAGCAGTACCAGCAACTGCACGACCAACACCGTTTGATCGCCGACGTGGTGGCCTTCAAAGGCCCGCACATCAACCACCTGACCCCACGCACCCTGGACATCGACGCCATCCAGGTCGGCATGCCGGCCAAGGGCATCCCGCCAAAGGCCGTGGTCGAAGGCCCGCCCACGCGTCGTCATCCGATCCTGCTGCGCCAGACCAGCTTCAAGGCGCTGCAAGAGAAAGTCGCCTTCAGCGGCCAGCAAGGCAGCGAGGGCAGCCACACCGCGCGCTTTGGCGAGATCGAACAGCGCGGTGCAGCGCTGACGCCGAAGGGCCGCCAGCTGTACGACAAACTGCTCGACGCAACCCGCGCAGCCCTCGGCGGCGCCCCGGCGGAGGCCAATGCCGAACGCTACATGAGCTTGCTCAAAGCGCAGTTTGCCGAGTTCCCCGACGACCTGGCGCAGATGCGTGAGCAGGGCCTGGCCTACTTCCGTTACTTCGCCACCGAAAAAGGCCTGGCCGCACGCGATCACAGCGACCGCCCGACCACCCTGCAAGGGCTGATCGACGCCGGGCATGTGCACTTCGAGGCATTGGTGTACGAAGACTTCCTGCCGGTGAGCGCGGCGGGGATCTTCCAGTCCAACCTGGGCGATGATGCGCAGGCGGAATACGGCAGCAACGCCAACCGTGAAGCCTTCGAGGCCGCGCTGCAGCTGAAGGTGCAGGATGAACTGGCCTTGTATGCACAGAGCGAGCGCCGTTCGCTGCAGGCGTGTGCACAGGCGTTGAACCTGGGGTCGATGTAA
- a CDS encoding LysR family transcriptional regulator, translated as MSKRLVPSMTALQCFEAAARHLSFTRAAEELHLTQSAVSKQVAQLEDMLRHHLFLRIRRRLQLTPAGSLYLAEVNKILTQVDMSSRYVLTYGEQTEILKVATQPSFGVRWLIPHLKGFGKRHTNIHLDIRNEMEPFALLQGSADVVFFYGQGTWPGATCVELFREEVVPVCAPELLAGRTLADAGELAELVLLQSTSRPEAWHEWFLELGLQSVSAYHGPRFDTFYMALSAAQAGCGVALVPRYLVAKELNDGSLVIAWNHAMKSTGAHYLAYAEHAAEVPKVRALVEWIREQLQA; from the coding sequence ATGTCCAAACGCCTGGTGCCCTCCATGACCGCCCTGCAGTGCTTTGAAGCCGCAGCCCGTCATTTAAGTTTCACCCGTGCCGCCGAAGAGCTGCACCTGACCCAGAGCGCCGTCAGCAAGCAAGTGGCGCAACTCGAAGACATGCTGCGCCACCACCTGTTCCTGCGCATTCGCCGCCGTCTGCAGCTGACGCCAGCGGGCAGCCTGTACCTGGCCGAGGTCAACAAGATCCTCACCCAGGTGGACATGTCCAGCCGCTACGTACTGACCTATGGCGAGCAGACCGAGATACTCAAGGTAGCCACTCAACCGAGTTTTGGCGTGCGCTGGTTGATTCCTCACCTCAAAGGGTTTGGCAAGCGCCACACCAATATCCACCTGGACATCCGCAACGAGATGGAGCCGTTCGCCTTGCTGCAAGGCTCGGCGGACGTGGTGTTCTTCTATGGGCAGGGCACCTGGCCGGGGGCGACCTGCGTGGAGCTGTTCCGCGAAGAGGTGGTGCCGGTCTGCGCGCCAGAGCTGTTGGCCGGGCGCACGCTGGCCGATGCCGGTGAGCTGGCCGAGCTGGTGCTGTTGCAGAGCACGTCGCGGCCTGAGGCGTGGCATGAGTGGTTCCTTGAGCTGGGGCTGCAGAGTGTCAGCGCCTACCATGGGCCGCGTTTCGATACCTTCTACATGGCCTTGAGCGCGGCGCAGGCCGGGTGTGGTGTGGCGCTGGTGCCGCGCTACCTGGTGGCCAAGGAGCTGAATGACGGGAGCTTGGTCATTGCCTGGAACCACGCGATGAAGAGTACCGGGGCGCATTACCTGGCGTATGCCGAGCATGCGGCGGAGGTGCCGAAGGTGCGGGCGTTGGTGGAGTGGATTCGCGAGCAGTTGCAGGCTTGA
- a CDS encoding aldehyde dehydrogenase family protein, whose amino-acid sequence MVAGLLERLGVAAEAYTQGDYPVHTPIDGSQIASVKLLGKAETIARIDQAQSAFEAWRSVPAPRRGELVRLFGEVLREHKADLGELVSIEAGKITQEGLGEVQEMIDICDFAVGLSRQLYGLTIASERPGHHMRESWHPLGVVGVISAFNFPVAVWAWNTALALVAGNSVVWKPSEKTPLTALACQALFEKALKAFGDAPAGLAQLVIGGREAGEAMVDDPRVPLVSATGSTRMGREVGPRVAARFGRSILELGGNNAMILAPSADLDLAVRGILFSAVGTAGQRCTTLRRLIVHRSIKDEVVARVKAAYAKVRIGDPRKDNLVGPLIDKLSFDAMQGSLAKARDEGGQVFGGERQLADQYPNAYYVSPAIAEMPAQSDVVRHETFAPILYVLAYDDFEEALRLNNEVPQGLSSCIFTTDIREAERFQSASGSDCGIANVNIGTSGAEIGGAFGGEKETGGGRESGSDAWKGYMRRQTNTVNYSRELPLAQGIVFD is encoded by the coding sequence ATGGTTGCTGGATTGCTCGAGCGCCTTGGCGTTGCCGCCGAGGCTTACACCCAGGGCGACTACCCTGTTCACACGCCGATCGACGGCAGCCAGATCGCCTCGGTGAAATTGCTCGGCAAGGCCGAGACCATCGCCCGCATCGATCAGGCCCAGAGCGCTTTCGAAGCCTGGCGCAGCGTGCCGGCTCCGCGCCGTGGCGAGCTGGTCCGTCTGTTCGGCGAAGTGCTGCGTGAGCACAAGGCCGACCTCGGCGAGCTGGTTTCGATCGAAGCCGGCAAGATTACCCAGGAAGGCCTGGGCGAAGTGCAGGAAATGATCGACATCTGCGACTTCGCCGTCGGCCTGTCGCGTCAGCTGTACGGCCTGACCATCGCCTCCGAGCGCCCTGGCCACCACATGCGTGAATCCTGGCACCCGCTGGGCGTGGTTGGCGTGATCAGCGCCTTCAACTTCCCGGTTGCCGTCTGGGCCTGGAACACCGCCCTGGCCCTGGTGGCCGGTAACTCGGTGGTGTGGAAGCCGTCGGAAAAAACCCCACTGACCGCCCTGGCTTGCCAGGCGCTGTTCGAAAAAGCCCTGAAAGCCTTTGGCGATGCGCCGGCTGGCCTGGCGCAGCTGGTCATCGGTGGCCGTGAAGCGGGCGAAGCGATGGTCGATGACCCGCGTGTGCCGCTGGTCAGCGCCACGGGCAGCACCCGCATGGGCCGTGAAGTCGGCCCACGTGTCGCTGCCCGCTTTGGCCGCAGCATCCTGGAACTGGGCGGCAACAACGCCATGATCCTGGCCCCGAGCGCGGACCTGGACCTGGCTGTGCGTGGCATCCTGTTCTCGGCCGTCGGCACTGCTGGCCAGCGCTGCACCACCCTACGTCGCCTGATCGTGCACCGCTCGATCAAGGACGAAGTGGTTGCCCGCGTGAAAGCTGCCTACGCCAAGGTGCGTATCGGTGACCCACGCAAAGACAACCTGGTTGGCCCGCTGATCGACAAGCTGTCCTTCGACGCCATGCAGGGCTCGCTGGCCAAGGCCCGCGACGAAGGTGGCCAGGTGTTTGGCGGTGAGCGTCAGCTGGCTGACCAGTACCCGAATGCCTACTACGTATCCCCAGCCATTGCCGAGATGCCGGCCCAAAGCGACGTGGTTCGCCACGAAACCTTCGCGCCGATCCTCTACGTGCTGGCCTACGACGACTTCGAAGAGGCCCTGCGCCTGAACAACGAAGTGCCACAAGGCCTGTCCTCGTGCATCTTCACCACCGACATCCGTGAAGCCGAGCGCTTCCAGAGCGCCTCGGGCAGCGACTGCGGCATCGCCAACGTCAACATCGGCACCAGCGGCGCCGAGATCGGCGGGGCGTTTGGCGGCGAGAAGGAAACCGGCGGTGGCCGTGAGTCCGGTTCGGATGCCTGGAAAGGCTACATGCGTCGCCAGACCAACACCGTCAACTACTCGCGCGAGCTGCCGCTGGCGCAGGGTATCGTGTTCGACTGA